One window of Trueperaceae bacterium genomic DNA carries:
- a CDS encoding branched-chain amino acid ABC transporter permease, giving the protein MPWLVAAVLIALVVWRMAYLHQVNPAFDVAFFGGAFLRSFQLGSLYALIALGYTMVYGIIRLINFAHGEVFMVGAFVAYFIFSRTPYTWPWAVLVSVLVAVGFMYVLGFWRGRLTDPLVLTGGALAFLASTLALRSAEYGWFWALVSSMFVTGVVGVLIDKVAYRPLRGAPRNSMLITAIAVSFFLQNFGILAFTNRQTPFRPDSFWTGFLQFNVPGGTLFTTWMVVLVPLVTAVLVIALTLFVTRTRLGRAMRATAQDAETAQMMGVNVDRVIATTFLLGSMLAAAAGVMWGMTFGSINQPAIFGILPGIKAFAAAVIGGIGSLPGAVIGGVLLGFMENFLTSLFPRTASFPGITEYKDTFAFLLLIVILLVKPSGIVGEDLSEKV; this is encoded by the coding sequence AGGTGAACCCGGCTTTCGACGTCGCCTTCTTCGGCGGCGCCTTCCTGCGCTCCTTCCAGCTCGGCAGCCTCTACGCCCTCATCGCCCTGGGCTACACGATGGTCTACGGGATCATCCGGCTCATCAACTTCGCTCATGGCGAGGTGTTCATGGTGGGAGCGTTCGTCGCCTACTTCATCTTCAGCCGGACGCCCTACACCTGGCCATGGGCGGTCCTCGTCTCGGTCCTCGTGGCGGTCGGCTTCATGTACGTCCTCGGTTTCTGGCGCGGGCGCCTCACCGACCCGCTGGTCCTGACCGGCGGCGCGCTCGCGTTCCTCGCCTCGACGCTGGCCCTGCGCAGCGCCGAGTACGGCTGGTTCTGGGCGCTCGTGTCCAGCATGTTCGTTACCGGAGTGGTGGGGGTCCTGATAGACAAGGTGGCGTACCGGCCGCTGCGGGGCGCCCCGCGCAATTCGATGCTGATCACCGCCATCGCCGTTTCCTTCTTCCTCCAGAACTTCGGCATCCTGGCCTTCACCAACCGCCAGACGCCGTTCCGGCCCGACTCGTTCTGGACCGGTTTCCTCCAGTTCAACGTGCCGGGCGGGACGCTCTTCACGACCTGGATGGTGGTGCTGGTGCCGCTCGTGACGGCGGTGCTGGTGATAGCCCTGACGCTCTTCGTGACGAGGACGCGTCTGGGTCGGGCGATGCGGGCCACGGCTCAGGATGCCGAGACCGCCCAGATGATGGGTGTGAACGTCGACAGGGTCATAGCGACTACGTTCCTGCTCGGCTCCATGCTCGCCGCCGCGGCCGGGGTGATGTGGGGGATGACGTTCGGCAGCATCAACCAGCCGGCCATCTTCGGGATACTGCCCGGCATCAAGGCGTTCGCCGCTGCGGTGATCGGCGGCATCGGGAGTCTTCCCGGGGCGGTCATCGGCGGGGTCCTGCTCGGCTTCATGGAGAACTTCCTGACCTCCCTCTTCCCGCGCACCGCGTCGTTCCCTGGCATCACCGAGTACAAGGACACCTTCGCCTTCCTCCTTCTCATCGTCATCCTGCTGGTCAAACCGAGCGGGATAGTTGGCGAAGACCTCTCGGAGAAGGTCTGA
- a CDS encoding branched-chain amino acid ABC transporter permease — protein sequence MLRDRRFRNTVLTLAGLGLLMFLLYLVENSGSIKLGEVAALFAIWGIAAVSLNLINGVTGILSLGHHGFMLVGGYVTALLILPQDTRELISRSARSQMNEFTLGLNLQDWFTAVGLDWLASPEALGVRFVVALFLGGLLAALFGIIVGFPSLRLRGDYLAIVTFAFGEAIRLLASTPLLGSFTNGALGFAGVPSQFGKSVWWTFGLLAVTVFVMSRLKFSSYGRALQGIREDEVAAEAMGVNTSYHKVLAFAISAFFAGVAGGLWVSWVGTARLDLFLFTLTFYFLVAISLGGTGSVTGVLLGTALVVFVRQYGDPLEQSYALSTWLAVAGLLLLALALGAFAYRSLQRLRPAWHPVLYPLAFAGIAVVAVALLGADLNALERRWQGFGMRAILLSVLLIVIMIFRPSGVLGRSEFSWAWLFGERKDVPTEEERAQDAWLSNAELNERADDPDPAAHPLLERGKKPKEQ from the coding sequence ATGCTTCGCGACCGCCGCTTCCGCAACACCGTCCTGACGCTGGCGGGACTGGGCCTGCTGATGTTCCTCCTCTATCTGGTCGAGAACAGCGGCAGCATCAAACTGGGTGAGGTCGCGGCCCTGTTCGCCATCTGGGGGATAGCCGCGGTGAGCCTGAACCTGATCAACGGGGTCACCGGCATCCTCTCCCTGGGCCACCACGGCTTCATGCTGGTGGGCGGTTACGTGACCGCGCTGCTGATCCTGCCGCAGGACACCAGAGAACTGATCTCCAGGAGCGCCAGGAGCCAGATGAACGAGTTCACCCTGGGCCTCAATCTGCAGGACTGGTTCACCGCAGTGGGCCTGGATTGGCTGGCGTCGCCCGAGGCGTTGGGCGTGCGTTTCGTCGTGGCTCTTTTCCTGGGCGGGCTACTGGCCGCCCTCTTCGGCATCATCGTCGGCTTCCCCAGCCTGCGCCTTCGAGGCGACTACCTGGCGATCGTCACCTTCGCCTTCGGGGAAGCGATCCGGCTGCTCGCCTCCACTCCGCTGCTGGGCTCGTTCACCAACGGCGCCCTCGGGTTCGCCGGGGTGCCTTCGCAGTTCGGCAAGAGCGTGTGGTGGACGTTCGGCCTGCTCGCCGTGACCGTCTTCGTCATGTCGCGCCTCAAGTTCAGTTCCTACGGCCGGGCCCTCCAGGGCATCCGGGAGGACGAGGTGGCGGCCGAGGCGATGGGCGTCAACACCTCCTACCACAAGGTCCTGGCCTTCGCCATCTCGGCGTTCTTCGCGGGTGTCGCGGGTGGACTCTGGGTTTCCTGGGTCGGTACCGCCAGGCTCGACCTCTTCCTGTTCACCCTCACCTTCTACTTCCTCGTGGCCATCTCGCTCGGTGGGACCGGCTCGGTCACAGGCGTGCTGCTGGGCACCGCGCTCGTGGTGTTCGTCAGGCAGTACGGCGACCCGCTCGAGCAGTCGTACGCCCTCTCCACCTGGCTGGCGGTGGCCGGCCTGCTCCTCCTCGCCCTGGCGCTGGGAGCGTTCGCCTACCGCTCGTTGCAGCGGCTGCGACCGGCGTGGCACCCGGTCCTCTACCCGCTGGCGTTCGCAGGGATCGCCGTGGTCGCGGTGGCCCTTCTCGGGGCCGACCTGAACGCGCTCGAACGCAGGTGGCAGGGCTTCGGCATGCGCGCCATCCTCCTCTCGGTGCTGCTCATCGTGATCATGATCTTCCGCCCGTCGGGAGTCCTGGGCCGGTCGGAGTTCTCCTGGGCCTGGCTGTTCGGCGAGCGCAAGGACGTGCCCACCGAGGAGGAACGAGCCCAGGACGCCTGGCTCTCCAACGCCGAACTGAACGAACGCGCAGACGATCCCGATCCCGCCGCGCACCCGTTGCTGGAGCGCGGCAAGAAGCCGAAGGAGCAGTGA
- a CDS encoding ABC transporter ATP-binding protein, whose translation MSLLSVNNLVKTFGGLKAISGVSFDVPEGEIVSIIGPNGAGKTTLFNLITGVYRPDSGDITFEGRSISGLSPDRLVDRGIARTFQNLRLFTNLTVLENVLIPQHHKLRSNWISAVLRTPGYRRKEQEMIADAQEKLSFFGPRLMGFRLHQPVHVLSYANRRRTEMARAMATGAKLLLLDEPSAGMNPRETTEITGIIRRMRDEGGYTIVLVEHKMNLVGEISDRVIVLDHGEKIAEGSYEQVVNDPKVIEAYLGKKAGEAKAEELHQGGAEA comes from the coding sequence GTGTCCCTTCTGAGCGTGAATAATCTGGTCAAGACGTTCGGCGGGCTCAAGGCCATCAGCGGCGTGAGCTTCGACGTTCCCGAAGGGGAGATCGTTTCGATCATCGGCCCCAACGGCGCCGGCAAGACGACCCTCTTCAACCTGATCACAGGCGTCTACCGCCCCGATTCCGGAGACATAACCTTCGAAGGACGCTCGATAAGCGGGCTCAGTCCCGACCGGCTCGTGGACCGTGGCATAGCTCGCACCTTCCAGAACCTGCGGCTGTTCACGAATCTGACGGTGCTCGAGAACGTGCTGATACCTCAGCATCACAAACTCCGCTCGAACTGGATCTCGGCCGTGCTCAGGACGCCGGGCTACCGGCGCAAGGAGCAGGAGATGATCGCCGATGCGCAGGAGAAGCTCTCCTTCTTCGGCCCGCGCCTGATGGGCTTCCGACTCCACCAGCCGGTGCATGTACTCTCCTACGCCAACAGGCGCCGTACCGAGATGGCCCGCGCCATGGCCACCGGCGCGAAACTGCTGCTTCTCGATGAACCGTCGGCCGGCATGAACCCCAGGGAGACCACGGAGATCACCGGCATCATCAGGCGGATGCGCGACGAGGGCGGCTACACCATCGTTCTCGTCGAACACAAGATGAACCTGGTGGGCGAGATCAGCGACAGGGTGATCGTGCTGGACCATGGCGAGAAGATCGCCGAGGGGAGCTACGAGCAGGTGGTGAACGACCCGAAGGTCATCGAGGCCTACCTGGGCAAGAAGGCCGGTGAGGCGAAGGCAGAGGAGCTTCATCAGGGAGGGGCCGAAGCGTGA
- a CDS encoding ABC transporter ATP-binding protein encodes MSDAAAAVEHPSVATGEREALLKLRNVTTHYGPIRILHHVHMVIYPGEMVCLLGGNASGKSTTLKTILGAVRCSEGELWFRGERVDNLPIAERIERGMAVVPENRRIFPKMTVRENLEMGAYLRSDKRALREDMEYVFDLFPRLSERLSQMGGTMSGGEQQMLAMGRALMSRPRLILMDEPSMGLAPLFVERIFEIIKQVNDRGISVFVVEQNANVALGIADRGYVLQTGEVVLSGAAEELLHNEAMKRAYLGEV; translated from the coding sequence GTGAGCGACGCAGCCGCCGCCGTAGAGCATCCGTCGGTCGCGACCGGGGAGAGGGAGGCTCTCCTGAAGCTTCGCAACGTCACCACCCACTACGGCCCGATCCGGATCCTCCACCACGTGCACATGGTCATCTACCCGGGGGAGATGGTGTGCCTGCTGGGCGGCAACGCCTCGGGCAAGAGCACCACACTCAAGACCATCCTGGGGGCCGTTCGGTGCTCCGAGGGCGAGCTCTGGTTCCGCGGCGAGAGGGTAGACAACCTGCCGATCGCCGAGCGGATCGAGCGCGGGATGGCCGTCGTCCCCGAGAACCGCCGCATCTTCCCGAAGATGACGGTGCGCGAGAACCTCGAGATGGGCGCCTACCTTCGCAGTGACAAGCGCGCGCTACGCGAGGACATGGAGTACGTCTTCGATCTCTTCCCGCGCCTCTCCGAACGCCTCTCGCAGATGGGCGGGACGATGTCGGGCGGAGAGCAGCAGATGCTGGCCATGGGCCGGGCACTGATGAGCCGTCCACGCCTCATCCTCATGGACGAACCCTCGATGGGTCTCGCGCCACTCTTCGTGGAACGCATCTTCGAGATCATCAAGCAGGTGAACGACCGCGGCATCAGCGTGTTCGTGGTGGAGCAGAACGCCAACGTGGCGCTGGGGATCGCCGACCGCGGCTACGTGCTGCAGACAGGTGAGGTAGTGCTGTCTGGAGCGGCCGAGGAACTGCTCCACAACGAGGCGATGAAGCGGGCGTACCTGGGCGAGGTCTAG
- a CDS encoding FAD-dependent oxidoreductase, with product MSSSGQPLRVAVIGAGPAGFYTAEALLKGRADVSVDIIDRLPTPFGLVRYGVAPDHQKLKSVTKMYDRTCSDPRVRFLGNVAFGSDIDREELLARYHAVVYAVGAPADRSLGIPGEELPGSMSATEFVAWYNGHPDYRQLKPPLDVERVAVIGMGNVAVDVTRILAKSVEELAGTDIADHALEHLAGSRVREVTMVGRRGPAQGKFTTKELRELGELENADIEVDPAELEVDEYSLASIEGEAGIKRNLEVLEGFAGTPEYGKPRKVRLRFCLSPVEIVGSERVEGLKLERNRLEPRDDGSIRAVPTGEYETWPVGLVLRSVGYRGTALPGVPFDERRAIIPNDAGRVLDENSRALPGEYVAGWIKRGPSGVIGTNKADAMESVASLLADPQREIDASLARPESVDRLLSARGVDVVDYERWCALDRQEVTAGESQGRPRVKVTDIDEMLARCLGAAEGAG from the coding sequence ATGAGTAGTTCGGGACAGCCTCTCCGGGTGGCCGTGATCGGCGCCGGTCCGGCCGGCTTCTACACGGCCGAAGCTCTCCTCAAGGGCCGCGCTGATGTCTCGGTCGACATCATCGACCGGCTGCCCACCCCGTTCGGCCTGGTCCGCTACGGCGTCGCTCCCGACCACCAGAAGCTGAAGTCGGTCACCAAGATGTACGACCGCACCTGCAGCGATCCGCGGGTGCGGTTCCTCGGCAACGTCGCCTTCGGCAGCGACATCGACCGCGAGGAGTTGCTGGCGCGCTACCACGCCGTCGTCTACGCGGTAGGGGCTCCGGCCGACCGGTCGCTGGGGATCCCCGGCGAGGAGTTGCCGGGCAGCATGTCGGCGACCGAGTTCGTGGCCTGGTACAACGGGCACCCCGACTACAGGCAGCTGAAGCCGCCGCTCGACGTGGAGAGAGTGGCCGTGATAGGCATGGGCAACGTCGCCGTCGACGTCACCCGGATCCTCGCCAAGTCGGTGGAGGAGCTCGCGGGCACCGACATCGCCGACCACGCACTGGAGCACCTGGCCGGAAGCCGGGTGCGGGAGGTGACGATGGTGGGCCGGCGCGGACCCGCACAGGGCAAGTTCACCACCAAGGAGTTGCGCGAGCTCGGCGAACTCGAGAACGCCGATATCGAGGTCGACCCGGCCGAACTGGAGGTGGACGAGTACAGCCTGGCGAGTATCGAGGGCGAAGCCGGTATCAAACGGAACCTCGAGGTACTCGAGGGTTTCGCCGGAACTCCGGAGTACGGCAAGCCCCGCAAGGTGCGCCTGCGCTTCTGCCTCTCCCCGGTCGAGATAGTTGGCAGCGAGCGTGTCGAAGGGCTGAAGCTCGAGCGGAACCGGCTGGAGCCGCGCGACGACGGCTCGATCCGCGCCGTCCCCACCGGGGAGTACGAGACCTGGCCGGTGGGCCTGGTGCTCCGCTCGGTGGGCTACCGCGGTACCGCCTTGCCGGGGGTTCCGTTCGATGAACGACGGGCCATCATCCCGAACGACGCCGGTCGCGTTCTGGACGAAAACAGTAGAGCGCTTCCCGGCGAGTACGTAGCGGGTTGGATCAAGCGTGGACCCTCGGGAGTCATCGGCACCAACAAGGCCGATGCGATGGAGTCGGTTGCTTCGCTCCTGGCCGACCCGCAGCGGGAGATCGACGCTTCGCTGGCACGGCCCGAGTCGGTGGACCGCCTCCTTTCGGCTCGCGGGGTCGATGTAGTCGATTACGAACGGTGGTGCGCCCTGGACCGGCAGGAGGTAACGGCCGGCGAATCCCAGGGGCGACCGCGCGTCAAGGTCACCGACATAGACGAGATGCTGGCGAGGTGCCTGGGCGCGGCGGAGGGGGCCGGCTGA